The Schistocerca gregaria isolate iqSchGreg1 chromosome 2, iqSchGreg1.2, whole genome shotgun sequence genome contains the following window.
GGTGCTTTATGGTTCGAAACGTCTTCAATGTGTGGCAGTTTCTTACTAGAGACATGTGTTGCTTGGCATAAGCAGTGTTCTGAAGTGTAAAGATtaggaaaaattaaagaaaaaattgagGAGGAAAATCGGTTGTGTCATCAGACAAAAAAGGAGCTTCTGGTGGAAGGAGCGTCGTGATAGCAAAGATAAGGAAGCGTAAAGCATGGGAGTCCGGATTTTAGAGAGGTGGCAGAGAGCAAGATGGTGCAGAAACACGCGGGTGCTCTTCGTGTGGACGACGCTTGCGATGCTGAGCTGCCTCGACGTCCCGGCGACCGacgcgacggcgtcggcggcggcggcgcccggCTCCGTGTCCGGAGGGCCCCAGCCCGACCCTCTGCCCGCCGCGAGCCCGGCCGCGTCTTCAGGTGCCTCCTCTGGATTCGCCGGTAGCGTCGGCGGTGGGTCCCCCGGAGGCCCGGCGGCGGCGCCGGGGGCGTCGTCGGCCTCCGCCTCCGTGGCGGCGCCGCCGCCCCCCGTGGCCTCGGCCGCCGCCCAGACGCTGAGCTCGCGAGTGGTGCGCACCAAGTACGGCGACGTGAGCGGCCTCATCGTGACGTTCGACTCGCGCCACCTGGAGCCGGTGGAGGTGTTCCGCGGGGTGCCGTACGCGTCGCCGCCCAAGGGCACGCTGCGCTTCATGCCGCCCGTGTCGGGCGCGCGCTGGAGCGGCGTCAAGGCGGCCGACCGCTTCGGCCCCGTCTGTCCGCAGCGCCTCCCAGACATCAGCAACGAGACGGCGGCTCTGCGGCGGATGCCGCGCGGGCGCCTCGAGTACCTCAAGAGGCTGCTGCCCTACCTGCAGAACCAGAGCGAGGACTGCCTCTTCCTCAACATCTACGCCCCAGCGCAAGGTAGGCTGCGCTGTGCTACCGTGAGGAGTCTCACCGCTTGTATTTGCCCGACGCCTGATTTTCACGCGGCGTCCTGATCATGACGTGTACGGCGTAAGCATTACGCTGGCCGAAAATGTAAATATCACGGCAAACAATTGTGAACATATCGCGTATTCACTTAAGAAATA
Protein-coding sequences here:
- the LOC126336044 gene encoding uncharacterized protein LOC126336044, coding for MGVRILERWQRARWCRNTRVLFVWTTLAMLSCLDVPATDATASAAAAPGSVSGGPQPDPLPAASPAASSGASSGFAGSVGGGSPGGPAAAPGASSASASVAAPPPPVASAAAQTLSSRVVRTKYGDVSGLIVTFDSRHLEPVEVFRGVPYASPPKGTLRFMPPVSGARWSGVKAADRFGPVCPQRLPDISNETAALRRMPRGRLEYLKRLLPYLQNQSEDCLFLNIYAPAQGRLRCATVRSLTACYRQHSQQTFSPRRGCADHTCLNEANPAAWGWYSSRRSSSP